TAACCCACCTGTTTCTTCCATTGTAtaagcttttttttttactttctttCCTTGTCACAGATAAACTATTTTTGCAactattattttttctcttctctTCTCATTTGTTTCCGTCACCAATTAAACCATCACTATTTCCTAATTGGGACAGGACAATTATGTTAAACACCCCtttcttctccttcttcttgtttatcGTAGGAAagccaccaccaccactacaACAATAAGAACGAGAACCAACATATAAGCTTTTTAGCTGACCATGATTTaatgtctttttttttctgttcttTTTCCTCTGTTTGTTTGTATCGGTTTAAGTATTCAATCTTTTATTGTTCAcattttaatttaaaaacATTTCCACAGTATATACATTTTTCTGTGATCCAAAGTATATAAGAAAAAACTGCCCAATAATCTAATCTAAATCTATTTTGGTGTCCAATTTTGATTCTGGGTTTGAATTGAactctaatttttttaaccgattaatttcattatattggaaattaccaataatataataattcGACACCAAATTaattacaagaaatatTAGTACAATACTAATActtttataatttaatttattgaagaatGAATTAGTTATTTCTGCTAATATCTCACTTGTCAAATTTGATCGACTAATCAAAGATGGATCTTGATTTTGACATTTATCCAAATAATTACattcttgttcaattgCCGGTGGTCGAGTTGATAAATGACACTTATTCAATGTATATTGTTTCAGACATTGAGAAATCTCGTCTAACAAATCAAGCGTCATTCgttgaattttgaaatttatatCTTGTCTAATAGTTGTATATGCTAAATAAGCCATATAAATAACAATACTGGCCATTATCATATTAGAAAATAATTGGAAATATAATGTTAGAGTATATGGTGTCATTGGATTAAGTAGTATATTTTGGACTTGTTGGGTTGATGTGGTAGTCAAATCTTTGTCTTTGctttcttgttgttgtaggGGCTTATTCAGTGGGGTTAGTATTATTTCAGGGTTTTGTTGCTTTTGGGGTGTGAACATTGTGTATGCCACATTGACAGGATTGAATTCACCATTCTCTCTACTTGCTATTTTCAATTCGGGATGGgtatcaataattgaatcTAACTCATCAGAATCTTTACTAGATTGCTGTTGCTGGTTCTGgactttttcatttgttggcaatattgttgaattattgTTTACCGTTGTTTCATTAACGGTGACGTATTCGGTAAAACTTGCTTGTTGtggttttcttttgattggTGTGGATTCCAGAGCTATTCCTGAAAGCGatatatttgaatattctTCACCTATCATGTTGGTTCAATATAATTGGGTAGTTATGCTTTGGAATGAAACCAAGAGTATATATTTGCTACCTTCTTTGTCATcttagattttttttttgttggggAAATCTAAAAACGTTGGAAGttaacatttttttttgtgtgttTTACTCCCACATCGCGCGTCTCATTCTTCTCTCTCCTACCACGATGCTCTTTTACTCCCCTGTCTCCCCGTTAAGTAAATTCAACataattaaacaaatacTGCTTAAATGACAAGGAACTTGGACTCTTTCCGATATACAGGGAATGGgaatgatgaaaataacaacaaaccACACAGAATAACCAAAATAATACCAAAAGCAAAAGCAAAACGGAGGGCCAATTCCAAACTACATTCTAATAACCAGAAATCGTCGGTAGATTTACCTGATTTACAGCCTTCATTGAATGATCACTTACAAGTTTTATTTGTGGGATTCAACCCAGGTACTGAATCttcaattcaacaacatcattaTGCACATCATTCGAATttattttggaaattatttaatCAGAGTCAATTACTACATAAAGTGATAtcgaaaaataaaaatagcCCACACGAGCCAGTACCGGAAACACCAAATGAAGTTAACAAATCTGaagatcaatttttgaatcattTACTAGAAAATGGATGTAATGCTACTCATGATTTCAAACtaattaaatataatatcGGCTTCAGTGATTTAGTATTACGAAGCACAGCAAGAGCTGATCAATTGACAATGCAcgaaaaattaaataatgttCCTCGATTGTTGCTGGAATTTAAACTGTCTCACGTGGAAACCATCGTGATTGTGGGTAAAGGAATTTGGGaaattataatcaaatattttatgaATGAATTGAGTATTAGTAGTaagaatttcaaattggcTAGTGGTAACAGGAAAAGTGGTGATGGCGATGGTGGTGCTCCCcacaaaaattttaaatggGGATTATTACAAAAGGGATCAGATTCGActtataatttaataattgattctaTTTACAAACATATTGATGAGTCAAGTAAAATATACATATTTCCCAATACTTCAGGACTTGTGGCGAGTTtatcatttgatgaaaaattgaaactttgGCAAGATATGGTTAATGATTTA
The sequence above is a segment of the Candida albicans SC5314 chromosome 3, complete sequence genome. Coding sequences within it:
- a CDS encoding uncharacterized protein (Ortholog(s) have role in cellular lipid metabolic process, nuclear envelope organization and nuclear envelope localization) — protein: MIGEEYSNISLSGIASESTPIKRKPQQASFTEYVTVNETTVNNNSTILPTNEKVQNQQQQSSKDSDELDSIIDTHPELKIASRENGEFNPVNVAYTMFTPQKQQNPEIILTPSNKPLQQQESKDKDLTTTSTQQVQNILLNPMTPYTLTLYFQLFSNMIMASIVIYMAYLAYTTIRQDINFKIQRMTLDLLDEISQCSKQYTLNKCHLSTRPPAIEQECNYLDKCQNQDPSLISRSNLTSEILAEITNSFFNKLNYKSISIVLIFLVINLVSNYYIIGNFQYNEINRLKKLEFNSNPESKLDTKIDLD
- a CDS encoding uncharacterized protein (Ortholog of C. dubliniensis CD36 : Cd36_86500, C. parapsilosis CDC317 : CPAR2_206120, Candida tenuis NRRL Y-1498 : CANTEDRAFT_100862 and Debaryomyces hansenii CBS767 : DEHA2F17270g), with the translated sequence MTRNLDSFRYTGNGNDENNNKPHRITKIIPKAKAKRRANSKLHSNNQKSSVDLPDLQPSLNDHLQVLFVGFNPGTESSIQQHHYAHHSNLFWKLFNQSQLLHKVISKNKNSPHEPVPETPNEVNKSEDQFLNHLLENGCNATHDFKLIKYNIGFSDLVLRSTARADQLTMHEKLNNVPRLLSEFKSSHVETIVIVGKGIWEIIIKYFMNELSISSKNFKLASGNRKSGDGDGGAPHKNFKWGLLQKGSDSTYNLIIDSIYKHIDESSKIYIFPNTSGLVASLSFDEKLKLWQDMVNDL